From Candidatus Binatia bacterium:
GTGTTCTTCGGATGTCTGTGATGGCCTCGGCAATTGCGTAAGCGCGATTGCCGAGGCCGGAACTCCGTGTCGAGTTACGACGGGGATCTGTGATGCCGTCGAGACCTGCAATGGAAGTTCGGGCATCTGTCCGAACGACAGGTGTTGCGACGCCAACGGAGACGACGAAGTCACCATTGCGGACGCCCTGCTCGCCCTCAGGGCCTCCGCTGGCACTGCCAACTGCGTACTGGCGCGTTGCGACTTCAATGGAGACGGCCGTGTTACGATACTCGATGCTCTCGCGATCCTGAGGGCCGCCATCGGTATTCCTGGAACTCCGAATTGCCCGCCAGGGTTGTGACCTTAAGACCGGGTACTAGGGCCTAGGCGGCGAGCCCGTCGGCGCAGCCGGCGGTGGCGGTGTCTGCGCGTGCCAGCTCAAAAACCACCGCGGACAGCACGAGCGTTACAGTTGGTCGTCTTGTTGTTGACGTCCGCGTTGCCGCCTTCCGTGTTCGTGCCCCATCCGACGGCCGGAAGGCCCGAGATCGTGGAACCGGACCAATAGCCCGACGAAGCGTCGCAACTGCATCCCGGGTTCGTGAAGTCCGTACATGCCGGCCCGCAGTTCGCACCGTGGAATGCCACGTTGAGTGCCGGCGAGTCCGTGCCGTTGTCGATGATACTCGCTAACTCGTTCTTGTTCGGCAGCCGCCAGTCGCGATGCCCGGCGAAACCGCAGGCTCCTCCCAGAGCGCTGCAATCCGCGTTGGAGGCGCAAACCACCGCGGTATTGTGGTTGCATCGGTTGTTGAGCTGGTTGAGGAAGATCGTCTTCACCGTCCCGTCGTACGCGGTCTGAGAGCAGCACACCCCAGCCGACCAGGTATACTTGTTGTCCGCGTTATGCGGATTCGCGCAGGTTCCCGTTTCATCCCGGCAGCGTCTGCCGAGGCTGGTACCTTGTAGCTTATTGTCCGCGTTATGCGGATTGGCGCAGACTCCCGTCTCATCCGTGCAGCGTTTGCCGCCGCCGGTGCCTTGCACCTTCTTCTCCCACATCAAGCCAGTGTTGTTGTCGGTGATTGTGCCGTCGTGGTTGTCGGTGAATGACTGCGCTGCACCGGCGCGCACCGCGCCGTCGTCGCCTGCGCCGTAGCTCGTCGTCTGGCCGGTAGCCGGGATGTGCTCGGTCGCGCAACCGCACGTAAATAGGATGCCGATGGCCACGAGGCCGGACGCTACGCTTCGCACGCGGGCCCTCCCGTTCAGTTTGTCGCTGCAGTGCGGGTCAGTCCGCGGAACCGGGACCGCCCCCGTGGGAACGAGGGGACACCTCATATCTTGGCCAAAGCGCGCGATGCAACGTGGTCTCCCACTGCGCTGTTCCATTGCTGGCCTTCCGCCTCCCGCTTGCGCTCGGACCAGCACGCGCCAATGCTGGGAGCGTCGATGTACTTCTTCCTGATTGCACTGCTCGTCGTGCTCGTTCTCCAATCCATCTCGCCTTTGGGATGGGCGTCCATCTTTGTTTTTGGCCTGAGTTTTCGGTGCATCGCACCGATCGGCGGCGACGGCGCGGCAATCTGGGCTTCGGTCTTCGTCGTCCTGGTATTTCGCGTGTTGATTGGATGGCAAAGAGAGCGGAACCATAGGCGGGTCTTTCCCGGCCCCGACAACGTGACAACCGCTTGAGATTCGCTCCGCGCCAACGTGCTGATGCGCGACATTGAGCAAGGTGTCACCTACCAGTCAGGCTCAAAACAGAATGCGGGAAGCGGTTGTCACGCTGTCACCCTCGACAAGTCCACGCCGTAGTGACGTCCTCCCGCCAATAGCGCTTGCCCCGATCGTCGCCCGAACGAACCGTGGGCCCCGGGTCGAGGTGCGCTTCCGGCGCCCGCTGGCAATCGACCCCTGGCGCCCCCACCAATTTCCCCTCCGCCAGACCTCGGCGATCGCCAAGCCGGCCCTTGCGACCGGCGGGGTCGAGAGAATGGCGTCACCGCCCGAAACGACGGCCCGGCGGCCCGCCCGGTCTCGGTGTGCCGGCCGCCGCGGCCGATAGACCGCCCGCCGCGCCGCGCCGCTCCGCAGTTTCGCTTCGTGGGATCGGCACTCCTCGCGTCGCTCCTGGCAGTTATGCAGAGCGCCCGCATCCCGCATTTCCCACAGCCCGTGACGAAAGATAGGGTTTTCGCGAACCTGCCGCCGCAGGGGCCTTGCTCGGGCGGGTTGGTCCGGGTCAAGGTCTGCGCAGGCAGGCTGCGCGCGGGCCCGGGGCCCGGCGCCGCAGGCAAAGGTAGAGGGGGAACCCATGAATCGCGCGCTCGGACTGATCTGTATCTTCTCGCTGCTGCTCGTCTCCGACTGTGCCGGCACGGCCCATCGGCAACGGGGCAAGAGCAGCTGCCGCTCCATCCTCAAGATCGAGGAAAAGTGCGGCATTTTCTCGGGCGGGACGATGAACTGCTATTCCCAGCCCGAGCGCCAGATCGACGACTGCCTGCTCGGCTGCATGGAGCAGGCCACCTGCGGCCAGATTTCCGACTACGCGTGTTTCGGCGTCCAAACCACGTGCACCAACCACTGTTTCGGCGGCACGGTGTTCACCTGCGACAACGGCGAACAGATCGATCCCCAGCTCCAGTGTGACGGCAGCGACGACTGCGCCGACCGCTCGGACGAGAAGGGCTGCGAGATCCCGCACTACGACTGCAGCCAGTTCATCCAGATCAAGGGCAACGAGGTCTGTGACGGCACCGTCCAGTGCGCCGACGGCTCGGACGAGAGCAACTGCGGAGCACTGGATTGCCCGATCAATCCCGGCACCGGAAACGATACCGCGACGGCAACCGGCAACGACCAGGGAAACTGACGCGTCGGCGAGGCGACGTCGGATGCTGGCGTGACGACGCTGCGAAAAAGGGGAGCAACCTGGCTCCTCGTCGCGGCGCTCGCGTTGCTGTCCTGGCAGCTGTTCACGTGGGGCCGCGGCGTATCGATCGCCGGCCTGATGGCGCCGGGCGGACGTGCCAACCTCGTCGTCCCTCCCGGATTTTCCGCTACCGTTTACGCGCAGGGCCTGTCGGGTCCGCGTTTTCTCACGTTCGGTCCCGACGGGCGCCTTTACGTCGCCGAAAGCGGCAAGAACCGCATCGTCGCGCTGCATGACTCCAGGGGCAACGGCGTCGGCGACGAAGTGCGCGAGTTCGCCGCGTCGGTGCCGTCGCCGCACTCGGTGGTCTGGCACGACGGCAAGCTGTACGCCGGAGTTCCTACCGGCGTCATCGAGCTGGAAGACCGCGACGGCGACGGCAAGGCCGACCGCCGGCGTGTCCTCATCGACGACTATGCGACCGAAGGCCACAGCACGCGCACCGTCCTCTTCCTGAACGACGGGCGCATGCTCGTGTCGGTCGGCTCGAGCTGCAACGTCTGCAAGGAGAACGACCCGAGGCGCGCATCGATCGTCGTCTACGACGGTCCCGGCGAAGGCAAGAAAGGAGAGAGAGTGTTCGCGCGCGGGCTGCGCAACGCCGTCGGCCTGGCATTCGAGCCGGTGACCGGTGAGCTGTGGGCCACCTGCAACGGTCGCGACTGGCTCGGCGACGATCTTCCGCCCGATACCGTCGACATCGTCCACGAAGGCGACGACTTCGGCTGGCCGCGCTGCAACGCGGGCGACCTCGTCGATCCCGACTTCGGCGGGCCCGGCTCGTGCAGCGGCGTCGCGCAGCCGGCGATCAAGCTGCAGGCGCATTCGGCGCCGCTCGGGCTCGCGTTCTATACCGGCACGAAATTTCCGCCCGAATATCGCGGTGACCTGTTCGTAGCGTTCCACGGCTCGTGGAATCGCTCAGTGCCGACCGGCTACAAGGTCGTGCGCGTGCACATGCAGGACGGCAAGGTGGCCGGTCCGGTCGAGGATTTCGCGACGGGATTTGCCAACGAGGGCGCGACCCGGGTATTCGGTCGCCCGGTCGGCCTGGCCGTCGGACCCGACGGCGCGCTTTACGTGAGCGACGACAGATCGGGCTTCATTTACCGGATCGCATATACGCGCGCCGCGAAGGAGCAGTGAGACATCTGCCATGGACGCCTGCGACATCTATCGCACCCAGGTCCGCTACAACCGCTGGTTCAACGCCCGGCTTTACGAGGTCGCCGCGGGCCTCACCGAAGACGAGCGCCGTCGCGAGCTCGGGGCTTATTTCGGATCGGTGCATCGCACGCTGAATCATCTCATCCTCTGCGATTGCGTGTGGCTGCATCGCTGTGCTCCCGGCCTGGGCGAGGCCGTTCCTCGCGGGGCCGACGGTCAAGAGCTGAAGCCGGCCGGTCTCGACAGCGTACTCTATGAGGATTTCGACCTGCTGAAGCGCCGTCGCACGGCGCTGGACGCGGCGATGCAGCAGTGGGTGGACGCGCTTTCGACCGACGACCTCGAGCGCGAGATCTCCTACCGCACGACCAAGGGCATCGCGCAACGTCATCCGATGTGGTGGGCACTCACGCACCTGTTCAACCACCAGACCCACCATCGCGGCCAGGTCACGACGCTGCTGTTTCAGCTCGGGCGCGATCCGGGAGTCACCGATCTGCTGGCGATGATGCGTGAAGAAGCCGCCACGAGTGGGACGCCCGCGTGAGCGATGCACTCGAGCGGGGAATCGCACGGCAGCACGCCGAGCTCGCGCGACGCCTGACCGCCGGCATGCCGCGCGCAGGATGGAAAATCTGCATCAACGACCTGCGCATGCAGAAGCGGCTCGGCCTCACGTCGTCGTTTCCCGGTTTTCTCAATGGCGCCCTGCAACTGGACGACGGCGGTGAATGGGTAGTCGGCGAAACGAGCGTGCCCGCGGTCGAGCCGGAAATTGCGCTTCGTTTCGGGCGGGCCATCGCACCGGGTGCGGACCACCGCGCGATCCGCGCAGCGATTGCCGGGGCGGCGCCTGCCCTCGAGCTGGTCGACTGGAAAGATGCAAAGCTCGACCTCGAGAGCCTCGCCGCGTCGTCGAGCTTTCATGCCGGCTTCGTCGTCGGCTCACTGGCGCCGCTGGAGACGGTGCCGGCGATCGGCGACGGCTGTCCGCGGTTCGTCAAAGGGGACGAGATCGCCGGAATTCCCGATCCGTCGCTGGTGCCGTCCGATCTGGTCGGGCTCGTCGCGTCCGTGGTGGCGTTCCTGGCGCCGCGCGGGCACGCAATCGCTGCCGGCGACTGGCTGATCTGCGGCGCGTGCACGAATCCGGCGCGCGTCGAGGCGGGCGACCTCGTCACCGCCGACTTCGGTTCTCCAGGAGCTGTCTCGATTCGCGTGCGGCGCAATTCGTAGCGAGGTTTTCAACGCCGCAACTGCGCTGCGAATACCGTGGGATCCGTCGTCGGCAGCTCGCAGACCCTCGCCTGGCAGACGTAGGCAGTGGGCTTGCCGTCTTTGGTCTTCTTGTCCTCGACGAGAGGACTCGATGCGGCGCCGGCGCAGTCTTTCGCGGCCGGTACGATCACGCGGTCCGGTACGAAGGCTTTGGCAATCTCTCGGTAAAACGGCTCGAGGCTGGCGCGGTCGGAGTCGCTGACGAGGACGATCTCCTTTGGAAGCGAAGCAGCGAAGTGCAGCGCGACGAGGGTCTCGCCGAACGACAACGGCTCGGCCTCGGCGCGCGTGGCCATCGACGCCAGTGTTTTGGTGGCGCGATCGCGCAGCGCCTGGTCGCCGGTAATTTCGGCCAGGCGAAGAAGATTCGATGCATGCACTGCGCCGGCTGACGGCTCGGCGCCGTCGCCGACGGGCTTTTCCCGCGCCAGCAGGCCCTGCGATCCGGCGGCCGTTCGGAACAGGCCTCCGGCGCTGTCCTCGAAAT
This genomic window contains:
- a CDS encoding DinB family protein; the encoded protein is MDACDIYRTQVRYNRWFNARLYEVAAGLTEDERRRELGAYFGSVHRTLNHLILCDCVWLHRCAPGLGEAVPRGADGQELKPAGLDSVLYEDFDLLKRRRTALDAAMQQWVDALSTDDLEREISYRTTKGIAQRHPMWWALTHLFNHQTHHRGQVTTLLFQLGRDPGVTDLLAMMREEAATSGTPA
- a CDS encoding LDL receptor domain-containing protein, which translates into the protein MNRALGLICIFSLLLVSDCAGTAHRQRGKSSCRSILKIEEKCGIFSGGTMNCYSQPERQIDDCLLGCMEQATCGQISDYACFGVQTTCTNHCFGGTVFTCDNGEQIDPQLQCDGSDDCADRSDEKGCEIPHYDCSQFIQIKGNEVCDGTVQCADGSDESNCGALDCPINPGTGNDTATATGNDQGN
- a CDS encoding DUF1566 domain-containing protein, translated to MRSVASGLVAIGILFTCGCATEHIPATGQTTSYGAGDDGAVRAGAAQSFTDNHDGTITDNNTGLMWEKKVQGTGGGKRCTDETGVCANPHNADNKLQGTSLGRRCRDETGTCANPHNADNKYTWSAGVCCSQTAYDGTVKTIFLNQLNNRCNHNTAVVCASNADCSALGGACGFAGHRDWRLPNKNELASIIDNGTDSPALNVAFHGANCGPACTDFTNPGCSCDASSGYWSGSTISGLPAVGWGTNTEGGNADVNNKTTNCNARAVRGGF
- a CDS encoding PQQ-dependent sugar dehydrogenase, producing the protein MTTLRKRGATWLLVAALALLSWQLFTWGRGVSIAGLMAPGGRANLVVPPGFSATVYAQGLSGPRFLTFGPDGRLYVAESGKNRIVALHDSRGNGVGDEVREFAASVPSPHSVVWHDGKLYAGVPTGVIELEDRDGDGKADRRRVLIDDYATEGHSTRTVLFLNDGRMLVSVGSSCNVCKENDPRRASIVVYDGPGEGKKGERVFARGLRNAVGLAFEPVTGELWATCNGRDWLGDDLPPDTVDIVHEGDDFGWPRCNAGDLVDPDFGGPGSCSGVAQPAIKLQAHSAPLGLAFYTGTKFPPEYRGDLFVAFHGSWNRSVPTGYKVVRVHMQDGKVAGPVEDFATGFANEGATRVFGRPVGLAVGPDGALYVSDDRSGFIYRIAYTRAAKEQ